From a region of the Streptomyces sp. NBC_01454 genome:
- a CDS encoding S16 family serine protease gives MSSRARALAVCTAVVLALLVTAALAPLPYSIAYPGMTANVLGDDKGKPVITITGAATRKTSGQLRMTSIVATGPDASVHLPDMIKGWFRTDEAVMPREAVYPVGNNTEEIAEHNAQQMRESQNSATSAALGELGKSAKDIKVKLSLADVGGPSAGLMFALGVVDKLNGAGAGKDLTGGRTIAGTGTITAGGAVGAVGGVPLKTQAAHRDGASVFLVPRKECTDARAELPKGMRLIPVTTLDGAVKALKALQAGGKVPSCGR, from the coding sequence GTGTCTTCACGTGCCCGCGCTCTGGCGGTCTGCACCGCCGTCGTTCTCGCCCTCCTCGTCACGGCGGCCCTCGCGCCGTTGCCGTACTCCATCGCCTACCCGGGCATGACGGCCAATGTCCTCGGTGACGACAAGGGCAAACCGGTGATCACCATCACCGGCGCCGCCACCCGGAAGACCAGCGGGCAGCTGCGGATGACCTCGATCGTGGCCACCGGCCCGGACGCCTCCGTCCATCTGCCGGACATGATCAAGGGCTGGTTCCGTACGGACGAGGCCGTGATGCCGCGGGAGGCGGTCTACCCGGTGGGTAACAACACCGAGGAGATCGCCGAGCACAACGCCCAGCAGATGCGGGAGTCCCAGAACAGTGCCACCAGCGCGGCGCTCGGGGAGCTCGGCAAGTCCGCCAAGGACATCAAGGTCAAGCTGAGCCTCGCGGACGTCGGCGGTCCGAGCGCCGGGCTGATGTTCGCGCTCGGCGTCGTCGACAAGCTGAACGGCGCCGGCGCGGGCAAGGACCTCACCGGCGGGCGCACCATCGCCGGCACCGGCACGATCACCGCCGGCGGCGCGGTGGGCGCGGTGGGCGGGGTGCCGCTGAAGACCCAGGCCGCCCACCGCGACGGTGCCTCGGTCTTCCTCGTCCCGCGCAAGGAGTGCACGGACGCCCGGGCGGAGCTGCCGAAGGGGATGCGGCTGATCCCGGTCACCACGCTCGACGGTGCGGTGAAGGCCCTGAAGGCGCTGCAGGCCGGCGGCAAGGTCCCCAGCTGCGGCCGCTGA
- a CDS encoding MFS transporter yields the protein MTADRRPHDFATGADAGTAGTATGRGRQDAAPRGGEASAGGVLGRAHRALTLGIISVVSLVAFEAIAVNTAMPVAARALDGIGLYAFAFSSCFTASLFAMALAGEWSDRRGPLVPLFAGIAAFGAGLLVAGGARSMWMFIVGRGVQGIGSGLVVVSLYVVVGRAYPERLRPSIMAAFSAAWVLPVIVGPLVAGTVTEQFGWRWVFLSIPVLILLPLAVMLPALRSLPRTRPGPDDGLRQILGSRRSLLALAVAVGACLLQYAGRQPARLALPSAAAGLALLVPAVVRLLPRGTFRAARGLPTVVLIRGLAAGALVAAESFVPLMLVAQRGLSATLAGLSLTGGGLTWALGSYAQSRPRLEPHRERLMGLGMVLLAAAIATVPLALLDGVPSWIVAAAWTVGGFGMGLNISSGGVLLLKLSRPQDAGSNSASLQMSDALGNVTFVGVSGVLFVAFGGGSIAADGSTASAAAGGASHPAAFAAVFAAMAVVALAGAGVARRLRPEPG from the coding sequence ATGACCGCTGACCGCCGCCCCCACGACTTCGCCACCGGCGCCGATGCCGGTACCGCCGGCACCGCGACCGGCCGTGGCCGCCAGGATGCGGCCCCGCGCGGCGGGGAGGCGTCCGCGGGTGGGGTTCTCGGGCGGGCCCACCGGGCGTTGACGCTCGGCATCATCTCCGTCGTCTCGCTGGTCGCCTTCGAGGCGATCGCCGTGAACACCGCGATGCCGGTGGCCGCCCGCGCGCTGGACGGTATCGGTCTGTATGCCTTCGCCTTCTCGTCCTGTTTCACGGCGAGTCTGTTCGCGATGGCGCTCGCGGGGGAGTGGAGCGACCGGCGCGGGCCGCTCGTGCCGCTGTTCGCCGGGATCGCCGCGTTCGGGGCCGGGCTGCTGGTCGCGGGCGGCGCGCGGAGCATGTGGATGTTCATCGTGGGCCGCGGGGTGCAGGGCATCGGCAGCGGACTGGTGGTGGTCTCGCTGTATGTGGTCGTCGGGCGCGCCTATCCCGAGCGGCTGCGCCCCTCGATCATGGCGGCGTTCTCGGCGGCCTGGGTGCTGCCGGTGATCGTCGGTCCGCTGGTCGCCGGGACCGTCACCGAACAGTTCGGCTGGCGCTGGGTGTTCCTCTCCATCCCCGTGCTGATTCTGCTGCCGCTCGCGGTGATGCTGCCCGCGCTGCGCTCGCTGCCGCGGACCCGTCCGGGCCCGGACGACGGGCTGCGGCAGATCCTGGGCAGCCGGCGCAGTCTGCTCGCGCTGGCCGTCGCGGTGGGCGCCTGCCTGCTGCAGTACGCGGGCCGGCAACCGGCCCGGCTCGCGCTGCCGTCCGCGGCCGCCGGACTGGCGCTGCTGGTACCGGCCGTGGTGCGGCTGCTGCCCCGCGGCACGTTCCGGGCGGCGCGCGGTCTGCCGACCGTGGTGCTGATACGCGGGCTGGCCGCCGGGGCGCTGGTCGCCGCCGAGAGTTTCGTCCCGCTGATGCTGGTCGCCCAGCGCGGACTGTCCGCCACCCTGGCCGGGCTCTCGCTCACCGGGGGCGGGCTGACCTGGGCGCTCGGCTCGTACGCGCAGAGCCGGCCGCGGCTGGAGCCCCACCGGGAGCGGCTGATGGGGCTGGGCATGGTGCTGCTGGCGGCGGCCATCGCGACGGTGCCGCTGGCGCTGCTCGACGGGGTGCCGTCCTGGATCGTCGCCGCGGCGTGGACGGTCGGCGGCTTCGGCATGGGCCTGAACATCTCCAGCGGCGGGGTGCTGTTGCTGAAGCTGTCCCGTCCCCAGGACGCGGGCAGCAACTCCGCTTCCCTGCAGATGTCGGACGCGCTGGGCAACGTCACCTTCGTCGGGGTCAGTGGCGTGCTGTTCGTGGCCTTCGGCGGCGGCTCGATCGCGGCGGACGGGTCCACGGCCTCCGCCGCGGCCGGCGGGGCGAGCCATCCGGCGGCCTTCGCGGCCGTGTTCGCGGCGATGGCGGTGGTGGCCCTGGCCGGTGCGGGGGTGGCGCGCCGGCTGCGGCCCGAGCCGGGGTGA
- a CDS encoding DEAD/DEAH box helicase: MTTTTSATNNHHLSPAFPGRAPWGTANKLRAWQQAAMDRYLETQPRDFLAVATPGAGKTTFALTLASWLLHHHVVQQVTVVAPTEHLKKQWAEAAARIGIKLDPEYSAGPLSREYHGVAITYAGVGVRPMLHRNRIEQRKTLVILDEIHHAGDSKSWGEACLEAFEPATRRLTLTGTPFRSDTNPIPFVTYEEGNDGIRRSSADYTYGYGNALGDGVVRPVIFLSYSGNMRWRTKAGDEIAARLGEPMTKDAVSQAWRTALDPRGEWMPNVLRAADRRLSEVRKSIPDAGALVIASDQEQARAYAKLIREITGEGATLVLSDDSGASQRIDDFAYSQDRWMVAVRMVSEGVDVPRLAVGVYATTISTPLFFAQAVGRFVRSRKRGETASVFLPTVPMLLGFANEMEVERDHVLDKPKKDGEEDPYAESEKEMDEANKEQDEDTGEQEQFSFEALESEAVFDRVLYDGAEFGMQAHAGSEEEQDYLGIPGLLEPDQVQMLLQKRQARQIAHSKKRPDEEADLLELPAERRPVVTHKELLELRKQLNTLVGAYVHQSGKPHGVIHTELRRVCGGPPSAEATAGQLSERIKKVREWATRMR; this comes from the coding sequence GTGACTACCACCACCAGCGCCACCAATAACCATCACCTGTCCCCAGCCTTTCCGGGACGGGCCCCTTGGGGTACCGCGAACAAGCTGCGCGCCTGGCAGCAGGCGGCCATGGACCGCTACCTCGAGACGCAGCCGAGAGACTTCCTCGCCGTCGCGACGCCGGGAGCCGGCAAGACGACGTTCGCGCTCACGCTCGCGTCGTGGCTGCTGCACCACCACGTCGTGCAGCAGGTGACGGTCGTCGCGCCGACCGAGCATCTGAAGAAGCAGTGGGCGGAGGCGGCGGCCCGGATAGGGATCAAGCTCGACCCCGAGTACAGCGCGGGGCCACTGAGCCGTGAGTACCACGGCGTCGCGATCACCTACGCCGGTGTGGGCGTGCGGCCGATGCTGCACCGCAACCGCATCGAGCAGCGCAAGACGCTGGTGATCCTCGACGAGATCCACCACGCCGGTGACTCGAAGTCGTGGGGCGAGGCGTGCCTGGAGGCGTTCGAGCCCGCCACCCGGCGGCTGACGCTGACCGGTACGCCCTTCCGGTCCGACACCAACCCGATTCCGTTCGTGACGTACGAGGAGGGGAACGACGGCATCCGGCGCTCCTCCGCCGACTACACCTACGGCTACGGCAACGCGCTCGGCGACGGCGTCGTCCGGCCGGTCATCTTCCTCTCCTACAGCGGCAACATGCGCTGGCGGACGAAGGCGGGCGACGAGATCGCCGCCCGGCTCGGCGAGCCGATGACCAAGGACGCGGTCTCGCAGGCCTGGCGCACCGCACTGGATCCGCGCGGCGAGTGGATGCCCAATGTGCTGCGCGCCGCCGACCGCCGGCTGAGCGAGGTCCGCAAGTCCATCCCGGACGCCGGGGCGCTGGTGATCGCCTCCGACCAGGAGCAGGCGCGGGCCTACGCCAAGCTGATCCGGGAGATCACCGGCGAGGGCGCCACCCTGGTGCTGTCCGACGATTCCGGCGCCTCCCAGCGCATCGACGACTTCGCGTACTCCCAGGACCGCTGGATGGTCGCGGTCCGGATGGTGTCCGAGGGCGTCGACGTGCCGCGGCTGGCGGTCGGGGTGTACGCCACCACCATCTCGACCCCGCTGTTCTTCGCGCAGGCCGTCGGCCGGTTCGTGCGCTCCCGCAAACGCGGCGAGACCGCCTCGGTCTTCCTGCCCACCGTCCCGATGCTGCTCGGCTTCGCCAACGAGATGGAGGTCGAGCGCGACCACGTCCTCGACAAGCCGAAGAAGGACGGGGAGGAAGACCCCTACGCCGAGTCCGAGAAGGAGATGGACGAGGCGAACAAGGAGCAGGACGAGGACACCGGTGAGCAGGAGCAGTTCTCGTTCGAGGCGCTGGAGTCGGAGGCGGTCTTCGACCGGGTGCTCTACGACGGTGCCGAGTTCGGGATGCAGGCCCACGCCGGCAGCGAGGAGGAGCAGGACTACCTCGGCATCCCCGGGCTGCTGGAGCCCGACCAGGTGCAGATGCTGCTGCAAAAGCGGCAGGCCCGGCAGATCGCGCACAGCAAGAAGCGGCCGGATGAGGAAGCCGACCTGCTGGAGCTGCCGGCCGAGCGGCGGCCGGTGGTCACGCACAAGGAGCTGCTGGAGCTGAGGAAGCAGCTGAACACGCTGGTCGGCGCGTATGTGCACCAGAGCGGGAAGCCGCACGGCGTGATCCACACCGAGCTGCGGCGGGTGTGCGGCGGCCCGCCGAGCGCGGAGGCCACCGCCGGGCAGCTGAGCGAGCGGATCAAGAAGGTACGGGAGTGGGCCACGCGGATGCGCTGA
- a CDS encoding IclR family transcriptional regulator: MTAETSQTLDRGLRVLKLLADTDHGLTVTELSHKLGVNRTVVYRLLATLEQHALVRRDLGGRARVGLGVLRLGRQVHPLVREAALPALRALAEDVGATAHLTLVDGTEALAVAVVEPTWTDYHVAYRAGFRHPLDRGAAGRAILKARQGRIHDAGLALTHGELEAGASGAAAPLLGVSGIEGSVGVVMLTDTVSERIGPRVVDAAREVSEALR; this comes from the coding sequence GTGACCGCAGAGACCTCCCAGACACTCGACCGAGGACTGCGCGTCCTCAAACTTCTCGCCGACACCGACCACGGGCTGACCGTCACCGAGCTGTCCCACAAGCTCGGCGTCAACCGCACCGTGGTCTACCGCCTGCTGGCCACGCTGGAGCAGCACGCGCTGGTGCGCCGTGACCTCGGCGGCCGGGCCCGGGTCGGGCTGGGCGTGCTGCGCCTGGGCCGCCAGGTCCATCCGCTGGTCAGAGAGGCCGCCCTCCCCGCGCTGCGCGCGCTCGCGGAGGACGTGGGGGCCACCGCACATCTCACCCTCGTCGACGGTACGGAGGCGCTGGCCGTCGCCGTGGTGGAGCCGACCTGGACCGACTACCACGTGGCCTACCGGGCCGGTTTCCGTCATCCGCTGGACCGGGGGGCCGCCGGCCGGGCGATCCTCAAGGCCCGGCAGGGACGGATCCACGATGCCGGACTCGCCCTGACGCACGGGGAGTTGGAGGCCGGCGCGAGCGGCGCCGCGGCCCCGCTGCTCGGGGTGAGCGGCATCGAGGGGAGCGTGGGCGTGGTGATGCTCACCGACACGGTCTCCGAACGGATCGGCCCGCGGGTGGTCGACGCGGCCCGGGAGGTCTCCGAGGCGCTGCGCTGA
- a CDS encoding ATP-binding protein: MPQEWAGESGRDRAVERYVQDLLARRPGSRPELPATLLLGPRGSGKTTVLRHLADWARRAPVARLDLAALGQEGRKPIDVLAALVFQLNAKKKDFARLRFPAFGLLTIAVAARMEAADRDAAVRQMEAALVGPPSGRSEVINQLATYAATVLGAPTAVTAALPLLPEWRRHWARLRVRWQLARIQRRSRDAGSVDGFLIDLNQRYGDREEAERQRAEAVLFDAFLDDLQRAYGSRGGDKRRTTQCLVLLDNVDSPLGNDFLKALLDARRKAQAPDPLLVLATAGSYPAALEGFAFGGPRRPGALPGRWPAEEERFVPERVVKGLVVGRLRDLARHEVEQQAKEVLRSAGRRAPAPAADNGVQWLGWVVHELTRGHPAGTAQLLAALLECPAETRWEARLRQVLRPSSELVDALLERLLPIEASGELAQALARAAAAADLAQAQAGRALWDESGARVQEEFNDFCADVLRTMHLDTGSEESDGPTETPHPLLRLLLLRRLAALPEPDAVTAGAADGAEGTRGGRGRRAVHAALRDRAAAAGEEAAAAYHALAGGELAVAAAYLDDAFDRLPPEEWCTELCRLRRAPLAETGEALEQPLWERYERLVDHLGDGAVDQRLRTITRLLAAVWISPEPPDDPRTDRIGDPYRDPLGDPVAELYGEIQARFHTLAVHADSVPWTSALLRRTKQYGKEPWL; this comes from the coding sequence ATGCCGCAGGAGTGGGCGGGGGAGTCCGGGCGGGACCGGGCCGTGGAGCGCTACGTCCAGGACTTGTTGGCGCGCAGGCCGGGCAGCCGGCCGGAGTTACCTGCCACGCTGTTGCTGGGGCCGCGGGGCAGCGGCAAGACGACCGTGCTGCGGCATCTGGCGGACTGGGCCCGGCGGGCCCCGGTGGCCCGCCTCGATCTGGCGGCGCTGGGGCAGGAGGGCCGTAAGCCGATCGACGTGCTGGCCGCGCTGGTCTTCCAGCTCAACGCGAAGAAGAAGGACTTCGCCCGGCTGCGGTTTCCGGCGTTCGGGCTGCTGACCATCGCGGTCGCGGCACGGATGGAAGCAGCCGACCGGGACGCCGCCGTACGGCAGATGGAAGCCGCGCTGGTCGGGCCGCCGAGCGGCCGCTCGGAGGTGATCAACCAGCTCGCCACCTACGCCGCGACGGTCCTGGGCGCCCCGACCGCGGTGACCGCCGCGCTGCCGCTGCTGCCGGAGTGGCGGCGGCACTGGGCGCGGCTGCGGGTGCGCTGGCAGCTGGCGCGCATCCAGCGCCGCAGCCGTGACGCCGGCTCCGTCGACGGCTTTCTGATCGACCTCAACCAGCGCTACGGCGACCGCGAGGAGGCCGAGCGGCAGCGGGCCGAGGCGGTGCTCTTCGACGCCTTTCTGGACGATCTGCAGCGGGCGTACGGCTCACGCGGCGGCGACAAGCGGCGGACCACGCAGTGCCTGGTGCTGCTGGACAACGTGGACAGTCCGCTGGGCAACGACTTCCTCAAAGCGCTGCTGGACGCCCGGCGTAAGGCCCAGGCGCCCGATCCGCTGCTGGTGCTCGCCACGGCCGGCAGCTATCCGGCGGCGCTGGAGGGCTTCGCGTTCGGCGGGCCGCGGCGCCCCGGGGCCCTGCCCGGCCGGTGGCCGGCGGAGGAGGAGAGGTTCGTCCCCGAACGGGTCGTCAAGGGGCTGGTGGTGGGCCGGTTACGCGACCTTGCCCGGCACGAGGTCGAACAGCAGGCCAAGGAGGTGCTGCGGTCGGCAGGCCGCAGGGCGCCGGCGCCGGCCGCCGACAACGGCGTGCAATGGCTGGGCTGGGTGGTGCACGAACTCACCCGCGGTCACCCGGCGGGCACCGCACAGCTGCTGGCCGCCCTGCTGGAGTGCCCGGCGGAGACCCGCTGGGAGGCGCGGCTGCGCCAGGTGCTGCGGCCCTCCTCGGAACTCGTCGACGCCCTGCTGGAGCGGCTGTTGCCGATCGAGGCGAGCGGCGAACTGGCGCAGGCGCTGGCCCGTGCGGCGGCCGCCGCCGACCTGGCCCAGGCACAGGCGGGCCGGGCGCTGTGGGACGAGTCGGGCGCCCGTGTCCAGGAGGAGTTCAACGACTTCTGTGCGGACGTGCTGCGCACCATGCATCTCGACACCGGCAGCGAGGAGTCCGACGGCCCCACGGAAACTCCCCACCCGCTGCTGCGCCTTCTGCTGCTGCGCCGGCTCGCCGCGCTCCCGGAGCCGGACGCGGTGACGGCGGGCGCGGCCGACGGCGCCGAGGGGACGCGCGGCGGCCGCGGGCGGCGTGCCGTGCATGCCGCCCTGCGGGACCGGGCGGCCGCCGCGGGAGAGGAGGCGGCCGCGGCCTACCACGCACTGGCGGGCGGCGAACTCGCGGTGGCGGCCGCCTATCTGGACGATGCCTTTGACCGGCTCCCGCCGGAGGAGTGGTGCACGGAGCTCTGCCGGCTGCGGCGGGCCCCGCTCGCCGAGACCGGCGAGGCCCTCGAACAGCCGCTGTGGGAGCGCTACGAACGGCTGGTGGACCACCTCGGCGACGGGGCCGTGGACCAGCGGCTGCGGACCATCACCCGGTTACTGGCGGCGGTCTGGATCAGCCCCGAGCCGCCGGACGATCCCCGTACGGACCGCATCGGTGATCCCTACCGTGATCCGCTCGGCGACCCCGTGGCCGAGCTGTACGGCGAGATCCAGGCACGCTTCCACACCCTGGCGGTGCACGCCGACAGCGTGCCCTGGACCTCGGCGCTGCTGCGGAGGACGAAGCAGTACGGAAAGGAGCCGTGGCTGTGA
- a CDS encoding alpha/beta fold hydrolase has protein sequence MPHFRTYDEAELHYRLLGPADSSLPPLVCLAGGPGRDAAYLGDLGGLAAHRQLIIPDSRGTGASPAADDPSRYAFPQLAQDLEALRAHLGLERFALLAHDAGAAVAQAYAAGHPRRLTRLVLVCPGSRLQGELPEDAREIFEARAHEDWWPEASVAVQQLTAASDMGEVRELLFAAAPLAYGRWDEPQRTHAATEGAQLGPVPRAGFWQGVDEQLRLALLAGLREVTCPVLVVTGDRDAVAGMRAGELVAESFPDARVRPLHEVGHYPWVDEPDLFAPVVEEFLHTT, from the coding sequence ATGCCGCACTTCCGTACGTATGACGAGGCAGAGCTCCACTACCGCCTGCTCGGCCCGGCCGACTCGTCGCTGCCGCCCCTGGTCTGCCTGGCCGGCGGGCCCGGTCGGGACGCCGCGTATCTGGGCGACCTCGGCGGGCTGGCCGCCCACCGGCAGCTGATCATCCCGGACAGCCGTGGCACCGGCGCCTCCCCCGCCGCCGACGACCCCTCCCGCTACGCCTTCCCGCAGCTCGCCCAGGACCTCGAGGCGCTCCGCGCGCATCTGGGCCTGGAGCGCTTCGCGCTGCTCGCGCACGACGCCGGGGCCGCGGTCGCACAGGCGTACGCGGCGGGACACCCCCGGCGGCTGACCCGGCTGGTACTGGTCTGCCCCGGCTCCCGGCTGCAGGGCGAACTCCCCGAGGACGCCCGGGAGATCTTCGAGGCACGCGCCCACGAGGACTGGTGGCCGGAGGCCTCGGTGGCCGTGCAACAACTCACCGCGGCCTCCGACATGGGCGAGGTACGCGAGCTGCTGTTCGCCGCGGCACCCCTCGCCTACGGCCGGTGGGACGAGCCCCAGCGGACCCATGCCGCCACGGAGGGCGCCCAGTTGGGCCCGGTCCCGCGCGCCGGCTTCTGGCAGGGCGTCGACGAGCAGCTCCGCCTGGCCCTGCTGGCCGGGCTGCGCGAGGTGACCTGCCCGGTGCTGGTGGTCACCGGCGACCGCGACGCGGTGGCCGGCATGCGCGCGGGCGAACTCGTCGCCGAGTCCTTCCCCGACGCCCGGGTACGCCCCCTGCACGAGGTCGGCCACTACCCCTGGGTCGACGAACCCGACCTGTTCGCCCCGGTGGTGGAGGAGTTCCTGCACACGACGTGA
- a CDS encoding xanthine dehydrogenase family protein molybdopterin-binding subunit: MSGTSDGASAVTATPAAGVQMPEEPPHGLGVSLPSADAGAKTEGTFPYAADLWAEGLLWAAVLRSPHPRARILSIDTKHAVEMPGVRVIVTHEDVPGDAAHGRGTADRPVFAKDEVRHHGEPIAAVAADHPDTARLAAAAIAVEYEVQDAVTDPQLAFEAEPLHPDGNLIRHIPLRFGDADAMGEVMVEGLYRIGRQDPAPIGAEAGLAVPRPDGGVEIYTASTDPHTDRDLAAASFGLAPEQVKVVVTGVPGATADREDPGVSLALGLLALRTGCPVKLAATREESFLTHAHRHPTLLRYRHHADADGTLVKVEAQILMDAGAYADTSADALAAAVSFSCGPYVVPHAVVDGWAVRTNNPPSGHVRGEGAMQVCAAYEGQMDKLAARLGLEPDEIRLRNVMATGDLLPTGQTVTCPAPVAELLRAVKEAPLPELPKDAPEAEWLLPGGPEGAGEPGAVRRGVGYGLGMVHMLGAEGTDEVSTATVKVSGSVATVICAAVETGSGFSTLARQIVQETLGIQEVHIAPVDTDQPPAGPACHGRHTWVSGGAVERAAKMVRTQLLQPLAHKFGMSTELLQINDGKITSYDGVLSTTVAEALDGKELWATAQCRPHPSEPLDESGQGDAFVGIAFCAIRCVADVDIELGTIRVVEMTVAQDVGRVLNPRQLRARIEAGVTQGLGAALMENLRTARGQVRHPDLTGYALPTALDAPDIRIVKLVEERDVVAPFGAKPASAVPVVTSPAAVASAVRAATGRPIGRLPIRPQAAVAQAVQQ; encoded by the coding sequence ATGAGTGGCACGTCCGATGGCGCGAGTGCCGTCACCGCGACCCCTGCGGCGGGCGTCCAGATGCCCGAGGAGCCGCCGCACGGCCTGGGCGTCTCCCTGCCGTCCGCGGACGCGGGGGCGAAGACCGAGGGCACCTTCCCGTACGCCGCCGACCTGTGGGCCGAAGGGCTGCTGTGGGCCGCGGTGCTGCGCTCCCCGCACCCGCGCGCACGGATCCTGTCCATCGACACCAAGCACGCCGTGGAGATGCCGGGCGTCCGCGTCATCGTCACGCACGAGGACGTCCCCGGCGACGCGGCGCACGGCCGCGGCACCGCCGACCGCCCGGTGTTCGCCAAGGACGAGGTCCGCCACCACGGCGAGCCCATCGCCGCGGTGGCCGCCGACCACCCCGACACCGCCCGGCTGGCCGCCGCCGCCATCGCCGTCGAGTACGAGGTCCAGGACGCGGTCACCGACCCCCAACTGGCCTTCGAGGCCGAGCCGCTGCACCCCGACGGCAACCTCATCCGGCACATCCCGCTCCGCTTCGGCGACGCCGACGCCATGGGTGAGGTGATGGTCGAGGGGCTCTACCGGATCGGCCGCCAGGACCCGGCGCCCATCGGGGCCGAGGCCGGGCTCGCGGTGCCGCGCCCCGACGGCGGCGTGGAGATCTACACCGCCTCCACGGACCCGCACACCGACCGTGACCTGGCCGCCGCCTCCTTCGGTCTCGCACCGGAACAGGTCAAGGTCGTGGTCACCGGCGTCCCCGGCGCCACCGCCGACCGCGAGGACCCCGGCGTCTCGCTCGCGCTCGGCCTGCTGGCGCTGCGCACCGGCTGCCCCGTCAAGCTGGCCGCCACCCGCGAGGAGTCCTTCCTCACGCACGCCCACCGCCACCCCACGCTGCTGCGCTACCGCCACCACGCGGACGCCGACGGCACACTGGTCAAGGTGGAGGCGCAGATCCTGATGGACGCCGGCGCCTACGCGGACACCTCCGCCGACGCCCTGGCCGCCGCCGTCTCCTTCTCCTGCGGCCCGTACGTCGTCCCGCACGCCGTCGTCGACGGCTGGGCGGTGCGCACCAACAACCCGCCGTCCGGCCATGTCCGCGGCGAGGGTGCGATGCAGGTCTGCGCCGCCTACGAGGGCCAGATGGACAAGCTGGCCGCCCGGCTGGGCCTGGAGCCCGACGAGATCCGGCTGCGCAACGTCATGGCCACCGGCGATCTGCTGCCCACGGGGCAGACGGTGACCTGCCCGGCCCCGGTGGCCGAACTCCTGCGTGCCGTCAAGGAAGCGCCGCTTCCCGAGCTGCCCAAGGATGCGCCCGAAGCGGAGTGGCTCCTGCCGGGCGGACCCGAGGGCGCGGGGGAGCCGGGCGCGGTGCGCCGCGGCGTCGGCTACGGGCTGGGCATGGTGCACATGCTCGGCGCGGAGGGCACCGACGAGGTCTCCACCGCCACCGTCAAGGTCAGCGGCTCGGTCGCCACCGTCATCTGCGCCGCCGTCGAGACCGGTTCGGGGTTCTCCACCCTGGCGCGGCAGATCGTGCAGGAGACGCTCGGCATCCAGGAGGTGCACATCGCACCTGTCGACACCGACCAGCCGCCGGCCGGCCCGGCCTGCCACGGCCGCCACACCTGGGTCTCCGGCGGTGCCGTCGAGCGCGCCGCGAAGATGGTCCGTACGCAGCTTCTCCAGCCGCTGGCCCACAAGTTCGGCATGTCCACCGAGCTGCTGCAGATCAACGACGGCAAGATCACCTCGTACGACGGGGTGCTCAGCACCACCGTCGCCGAGGCGCTGGACGGCAAGGAACTGTGGGCCACCGCCCAGTGCCGGCCGCATCCGAGCGAACCGCTGGACGAGAGCGGCCAGGGCGACGCGTTCGTGGGGATCGCCTTCTGCGCCATCCGCTGCGTCGCCGATGTCGATATCGAACTGGGCACCATCCGGGTCGTGGAGATGACCGTCGCCCAGGACGTGGGCCGGGTGCTCAACCCCCGCCAGCTGCGGGCCCGTATCGAGGCCGGCGTCACCCAGGGGCTGGGCGCGGCCCTGATGGAGAACCTGCGGACCGCCCGCGGCCAGGTCCGCCATCCCGACCTGACCGGCTACGCCCTGCCGACGGCCCTGGACGCCCCGGACATCCGCATCGTCAAGCTCGTCGAGGAGCGGGACGTGGTGGCCCCCTTCGGCGCCAAGCCCGCCAGCGCGGTACCGGTCGTCACCTCACCGGCCGCCGTTGCCTCCGCGGTCCGCGCCGCCACCGGCCGCCCCATCGGCCGCCTCCCGATCCGCCCGCAGGCGGCGGTGGCACAGGCCGTGCAGCAGTAG